Proteins encoded within one genomic window of Prosthecobacter fusiformis:
- the ftsA gene encoding cell division protein FtsA yields the protein MAKTTIYAGLEIGTSKICVVVGEAKRDGTIKILGVGTAPSRGVRKGEIVDFDTVHTCLNDALVRAEDYSDVMIRNVFLGVSGGHIESINNRGCYRLPADQSEITEDDVEEVKEIARNVPAPQDSISMHSVTRQYIVDGVEAVRQPIGRQARQLEADYHIVHGSLPRIQNSIKCVKEVPLEVEDVVFNGIAAAQVVLNREAKREGALMIDLGGGTADFVLYKDGMLTISGCIPLGGDHISQDIAMALQIPHGRAEALKVNEGSCEYEDVPPGEMVRVEDDTGYVLGEVERAFLNEVIYLRVREILEQVHQRCEGHVGQLAAGLYLTGGTSLLKGIDVVAREVFGMKVTRAGSAPVSGVTATFENPQFSAPIGLIRYAQILDQEKPFLSPLKRLAHRMADLLSVAI from the coding sequence ATGGCGAAGACCACCATCTATGCAGGCCTGGAAATCGGCACCAGCAAGATCTGCGTCGTCGTCGGGGAGGCGAAGCGTGACGGCACCATCAAAATCCTTGGCGTCGGTACCGCACCTTCACGCGGCGTCCGCAAAGGGGAGATTGTGGATTTTGATACCGTCCATACCTGCCTGAATGATGCGTTGGTCAGGGCGGAGGATTACAGTGATGTGATGATCCGCAATGTCTTCCTGGGAGTGAGTGGCGGCCATATCGAAAGCATCAACAATCGTGGCTGCTACCGCCTGCCAGCGGACCAGTCGGAGATTACCGAAGATGATGTCGAGGAGGTGAAGGAAATCGCCCGCAACGTTCCTGCTCCGCAGGACAGCATCTCCATGCACAGCGTCACCCGCCAGTACATCGTGGATGGCGTGGAGGCTGTTCGTCAGCCCATCGGGCGTCAGGCCCGGCAGTTGGAGGCGGATTATCACATCGTCCACGGCAGCCTCCCTAGAATTCAAAATTCCATCAAGTGCGTGAAGGAAGTACCCCTGGAAGTGGAGGATGTCGTTTTTAATGGCATCGCTGCAGCTCAGGTCGTGCTGAATCGCGAGGCCAAACGTGAAGGAGCCCTGATGATTGACCTTGGCGGTGGCACGGCTGATTTCGTACTTTATAAAGACGGTATGCTGACCATTTCCGGCTGCATTCCCCTGGGCGGAGACCACATCAGCCAGGACATCGCCATGGCGTTGCAGATCCCTCATGGGCGGGCCGAAGCGTTGAAAGTCAACGAGGGAAGCTGCGAATACGAAGATGTCCCCCCCGGGGAAATGGTTCGTGTGGAAGATGATACTGGCTATGTTCTGGGCGAGGTCGAACGAGCATTTCTGAACGAGGTGATCTACCTTCGGGTACGAGAAATCCTGGAGCAGGTGCATCAACGTTGCGAGGGGCATGTAGGCCAATTGGCAGCCGGTCTTTATCTCACCGGAGGTACGAGCCTGTTAAAAGGGATTGACGTCGTGGCCCGCGAAGTGTTTGGAATGAAGGTAACGCGTGCTGGTTCAGCTCCCGTCAGTGGTGTGACTGCCACTTTCGAGAACCCTCAATTTTCCGCGCCCATCGGCCTTATTCGTTATGCGCAGATTTTGGATCAAGAGAAGCCCTTCCTGTCACCGCTCAAACGGCTGGCACACCGGATGGCCGACCTCCTCTCTGTCGCTATTTGA
- a CDS encoding cell division protein FtsZ, which translates to MVEYDRHSQREETSKSTLRTCIVGIGGAGSNVLDRITLDRTVEAQLVCMHTDIRVLGHAMAPTKIQLGAELMRGVGAGGDPDLGREAAMFSREEIRQAIEGHDIVFICAGLGGGTGSGAAPVIAEIAKSSNALVFVTATMPFTFEGRRRLGQAEDALQQLQKRADALILFENNRMGELILPKDGIQKAFAQADQLIAQSLRAVSTIVSMPGLVKLGLDDLTSALTTSDGRCLFGFGEARGQNRGTEALKRALKSPLIDQGRLLHQTKTLLVHIAGGETLTLMEVDGIMKQLGRHVPDHTHILFGVAVDAKLGDSLSVTLISSLGLTQLNTIAAVAPPAEMLPLTDRPMPSLAEAVVAAPAQAPAPAPRARSPRPAPAPSAAQAPAPQAQAPAARSAPLARDDSMDLLFKDDEIVSMAASEPSYTFPEEKTGLFPQAPAAVNQMPHPPAEPEEEEEYYEDEEEEPAASHSHFLPEPEPEVPAPAPVRAPRPRIEDFMTPAPSPAPAPAPTPLPRPATSPLAAVVARTNLPPEDMAYAPPANVVMPKKPVQEEQPNLGFSDQDRGRFKDTEPALASGGEDLDVPTWMRLKRKLKR; encoded by the coding sequence ATGGTTGAATACGATCGCCACTCGCAGCGGGAAGAGACTAGCAAATCCACCCTTCGCACCTGTATCGTCGGTATCGGCGGCGCGGGCAGCAATGTATTGGACCGCATCACCCTGGACCGTACTGTGGAGGCGCAGCTCGTCTGCATGCACACAGACATCCGCGTGCTCGGCCATGCCATGGCCCCCACCAAGATCCAGCTTGGTGCTGAACTGATGCGTGGCGTCGGTGCCGGAGGTGACCCGGACCTTGGCCGCGAGGCCGCCATGTTCTCCCGGGAGGAGATCCGTCAGGCCATTGAAGGTCACGATATTGTTTTCATCTGTGCCGGTCTCGGCGGCGGTACTGGCTCCGGTGCAGCCCCCGTCATTGCAGAAATCGCCAAGTCTTCCAATGCCCTCGTCTTTGTCACTGCGACGATGCCCTTCACCTTTGAAGGACGTCGGCGTCTCGGCCAGGCAGAAGATGCGCTGCAGCAGCTTCAAAAGCGGGCCGATGCCCTGATCCTGTTTGAAAACAACCGGATGGGTGAACTCATCCTGCCGAAGGACGGTATCCAAAAAGCCTTCGCCCAGGCAGACCAGCTCATCGCCCAAAGTTTGCGCGCGGTCTCCACCATCGTTTCCATGCCCGGTCTGGTAAAACTGGGCCTGGATGATCTGACCAGTGCCCTGACGACCTCGGACGGACGCTGCCTCTTCGGATTCGGGGAAGCCCGCGGCCAAAACCGTGGCACGGAAGCCTTGAAACGCGCGCTGAAGAGCCCGCTCATCGACCAAGGCCGTCTCCTGCATCAGACGAAGACCCTCTTGGTCCACATCGCCGGCGGGGAGACGCTGACGCTCATGGAAGTGGATGGCATCATGAAGCAGCTGGGCCGCCACGTCCCAGACCACACACACATTTTGTTCGGCGTGGCTGTGGATGCCAAGCTGGGCGATTCACTTTCCGTAACGCTCATCAGTTCCCTGGGATTGACTCAGCTCAATACCATTGCTGCCGTAGCCCCGCCCGCAGAAATGCTGCCACTCACAGACCGCCCCATGCCCAGCTTGGCAGAGGCCGTCGTCGCTGCTCCCGCTCAGGCACCAGCCCCTGCTCCACGCGCCAGATCCCCCCGGCCAGCACCCGCTCCTAGCGCGGCGCAGGCTCCGGCCCCGCAGGCCCAGGCACCCGCAGCACGGTCTGCCCCCCTGGCCAGGGATGACTCCATGGATTTGCTCTTCAAAGATGACGAGATCGTCTCCATGGCCGCCTCGGAGCCTTCCTACACCTTTCCTGAAGAAAAAACCGGACTCTTTCCCCAGGCACCGGCCGCTGTTAATCAGATGCCGCATCCTCCTGCTGAGCCCGAGGAAGAAGAGGAGTACTATGAGGATGAGGAAGAAGAACCAGCCGCCTCCCATTCCCACTTTTTGCCTGAACCCGAGCCTGAAGTCCCTGCCCCTGCTCCCGTGCGTGCGCCCCGGCCACGCATTGAAGACTTCATGACTCCTGCCCCGAGCCCGGCACCAGCACCTGCTCCAACTCCGCTTCCACGTCCTGCCACTTCCCCGCTGGCCGCTGTCGTCGCTCGCACCAATCTTCCCCCGGAGGACATGGCCTATGCGCCTCCTGCGAATGTCGTGATGCCCAAAAAGCCCGTCCAAGAGGAACAGCCAAATCTCGGCTTTTCTGACCAGGACCGTGGCCGGTTCAAGGATACGGAACCCGCACTCGCCTCAGGTGGAGAAGATCTGGATGTACCGACCTGGATGCGCCTTAAGCGTAAGCTGAAGCGCTAA
- a CDS encoding polysaccharide deacetylase family protein → MVRPPPEQPAESRRENTRRFLISLLPATACLCLLAVGLWPWALLIFATTFIVIGYGTVNPQSRLFSTHVSSLSEQQAREGQVWLTVDDGPDPHTTLPLLDLLDEHQAKAGFFLIGKKAAQHPELVREIARRGHLIGNHSQTHPSGSFWTLRPRRMWAEVAGCQQTLTDILGTAPVWFRPPVGHHNLFLTVPLRTLGLTMAIWNCRGFDGVVKDPKLILRLISRSLKPGSIVLLHDGTSTCIEVMKGTLRLLSERGLQAALPTSLHPAAPAPRLVES, encoded by the coding sequence ATGGTCCGACCACCTCCTGAGCAGCCTGCGGAAAGCCGTCGTGAAAACACGAGACGTTTCCTGATCAGTCTGCTTCCAGCCACAGCCTGTCTATGCCTTTTGGCAGTCGGTCTGTGGCCCTGGGCGCTCCTCATATTCGCCACCACTTTCATCGTGATCGGCTATGGCACGGTGAACCCGCAGTCCCGGCTTTTTAGCACCCACGTCTCCTCTCTATCTGAGCAGCAGGCCAGAGAAGGACAAGTGTGGCTGACTGTGGATGATGGCCCGGATCCGCACACAACTCTGCCCTTGCTGGATTTGCTCGACGAGCATCAGGCCAAAGCGGGCTTCTTCCTCATCGGGAAAAAAGCCGCCCAACATCCTGAGCTGGTCCGCGAGATCGCCCGTCGCGGGCACCTGATCGGCAACCATAGTCAAACCCATCCCTCAGGCAGTTTCTGGACATTGCGCCCTCGGCGTATGTGGGCAGAGGTGGCAGGATGCCAGCAAACGCTCACGGACATTCTCGGCACTGCCCCTGTGTGGTTTCGCCCCCCAGTGGGGCATCACAATCTTTTTCTCACCGTTCCTCTTCGTACTTTGGGACTCACCATGGCCATCTGGAACTGCCGCGGATTTGACGGTGTTGTCAAAGATCCGAAGCTCATTTTACGCCTGATTTCCCGCAGCCTGAAACCGGGATCCATTGTCCTACTGCATGATGGCACCAGCACCTGCATCGAAGTGATGAAAGGAACTCTGCGGCTTCTTTCTGAACGGGGTTTGCAAGCTGCATTGCCCACATCGTTGCATCCCGCCGCACCAGCGCCTAGGCTGGTGGAATCATGA
- a CDS encoding ABC transporter substrate-binding protein, whose amino-acid sequence MNRALIFGIPLVALGVASWAAWQIQRLSPERSEAIIMMLPGDFPDLNPFFPRSEAERQILDLIHEPMIRLDSQGRLAPGLAKSWSWHQRVTCWFSTQDALHSAQRRLAEVPPETRQSWNLDEVTTQGLSLLLHFSKPGAPGTDAALQTLASESVLPLTFIRLDSPPSARLSLEKFAKSPEHAASSVRLWFDEDGACELVTTRPLHLVREELTTWLRQNGQTVPSITPMAEVAGLLEPVLDFKLNSTQHTWPDGSPVTAADIRATVSHVMQRGYPVPGREGFRHIQDITVQGSSTVRVTYRRSYGAALASWIHFPILPESWLKKAPEDLEEPPPGAGQWQASRTPSLLTLTPRAAPEGTPQHSLHAITATSSLQARVALATGTLDVAWPGDNSELLEETSLDFHPTQPRNRLLVLWNLRSSRLSELPVREALSLGLDRQSLLANGLDGQARLAEPLFMPGLWYAPKGNSQIFDLELARQKLETAGWLRDVSGIAKKGGQTLDFKLLVTTGNEQRTRLAHLLADQWSQLGARVTVTSVASEALVPEHLAPGKFDAVLLGLDYELAWDQTAFWHSGQIQAGLNFSRLADPQLDLLLESLASEYDTRQIPARARAVQDRFLTQQPALPLIGDLQQIGVRKARFPQLGAPDSHRPLTLRTLLQTASPQSLQMRVPNE is encoded by the coding sequence ATGAACCGGGCATTGATCTTTGGCATCCCCCTGGTGGCGCTAGGCGTCGCCAGTTGGGCGGCTTGGCAGATTCAACGCCTGTCCCCGGAACGGTCGGAGGCCATCATCATGATGCTGCCCGGGGACTTCCCGGATTTGAATCCATTCTTCCCCCGCAGTGAGGCTGAGCGCCAGATCCTGGACCTGATTCATGAGCCCATGATTCGTCTGGACAGTCAGGGCAGACTGGCACCCGGACTCGCCAAAAGCTGGTCATGGCATCAGCGTGTCACCTGCTGGTTTTCCACTCAGGATGCCTTGCACTCCGCGCAACGCCGCCTCGCCGAGGTCCCGCCAGAGACGCGTCAGTCCTGGAATCTGGATGAAGTGACCACCCAAGGCTTGAGCCTTTTGCTGCATTTCTCCAAACCGGGGGCTCCCGGCACCGATGCGGCCCTCCAGACACTTGCGTCAGAGTCAGTACTGCCCCTGACCTTTATTCGTCTGGACAGCCCTCCCTCCGCTAGGCTTTCGCTGGAAAAATTTGCCAAATCTCCTGAGCATGCCGCCAGCAGCGTGCGTCTTTGGTTCGATGAAGATGGTGCCTGTGAACTCGTCACCACCCGTCCCCTGCATTTGGTGCGGGAAGAGCTGACCACCTGGCTCCGTCAGAATGGTCAAACGGTACCTTCAATCACCCCCATGGCTGAAGTGGCCGGACTCCTGGAGCCGGTTCTGGATTTCAAACTCAACAGCACTCAACATACTTGGCCTGACGGCTCCCCCGTCACTGCGGCAGATATCCGGGCGACAGTGTCACACGTCATGCAGCGTGGTTACCCGGTCCCAGGCAGGGAGGGATTCCGGCATATTCAGGACATCACGGTCCAGGGCAGTTCAACCGTGCGGGTGACTTATCGCCGCAGCTACGGAGCCGCCTTGGCCAGTTGGATTCATTTTCCCATCTTGCCAGAAAGCTGGTTGAAAAAAGCTCCCGAAGATCTGGAAGAACCGCCTCCTGGAGCAGGTCAGTGGCAGGCCTCACGAACCCCTTCTCTTCTCACCCTCACACCCCGCGCCGCGCCAGAGGGCACTCCGCAACACAGTCTTCACGCGATCACCGCCACTTCCTCCCTGCAAGCAAGAGTCGCTTTAGCTACCGGCACTTTGGATGTGGCCTGGCCTGGCGATAACTCGGAACTTCTAGAAGAAACCTCCCTGGATTTTCATCCCACCCAGCCACGAAACCGCCTTCTTGTTTTGTGGAATCTGCGTTCTTCACGCCTCTCGGAGCTGCCCGTTCGTGAAGCCCTCTCTCTCGGCTTGGACAGGCAGTCCCTTCTGGCGAATGGTCTGGACGGACAGGCGCGCTTGGCAGAGCCCTTGTTTATGCCTGGGCTCTGGTATGCCCCGAAGGGCAACTCCCAAATCTTTGACCTCGAGTTAGCCCGCCAAAAATTGGAGACCGCAGGCTGGCTGCGCGATGTCTCTGGCATCGCCAAAAAAGGTGGGCAGACTCTGGACTTCAAGCTGCTGGTCACTACGGGCAATGAGCAGCGCACCCGGCTGGCTCATCTCCTGGCGGACCAGTGGTCGCAGCTCGGCGCGCGCGTCACGGTGACATCCGTAGCTTCTGAAGCTCTGGTGCCAGAGCACCTCGCACCAGGCAAATTTGATGCCGTTCTTCTGGGTCTCGATTACGAACTGGCCTGGGATCAGACTGCCTTTTGGCATAGCGGCCAGATACAGGCAGGCCTGAACTTCTCCCGTCTTGCCGATCCGCAGCTAGACCTGCTTTTGGAATCCCTAGCCAGTGAATACGATACGCGTCAAATCCCTGCCCGCGCTCGGGCGGTTCAAGACAGGTTTCTCACTCAGCAGCCAGCCCTGCCTTTGATTGGGGATCTTCAGCAAATAGGAGTGAGAAAGGCACGCTTTCCCCAGCTCGGCGCACCGGACTCACACCGTCCACTGACCCTCCGCACCCTACTGCAAACCGCCAGCCCCCAATCTCTGCAGATGCGGGTGCCTAACGAATAG
- a CDS encoding ABC transporter ATP-binding protein, protein MSSLLSIRDLKIEFRRHDGPPVQAVKGLSLELKQGESIAIVGESGSGKSATALALARLLPEPPARITASHLSIAGHEVLKMSEKELRKVRGKEIAYVFQEPTTSLNPVLTVRTQIGEALSLHRPEVTDRDAEILSWLRLVGITEPEKRLRAYPHELSGGMQQRVMIAMALCCQPKLLIADEPTTALDVTIQKQIMELLADLRRRLDMSLILITHNFGIIKDVADRVAVMFRGEIVETGPTAEILTNPQHPYTQALLDCVPRMGAKKHRLRTIDYSALVK, encoded by the coding sequence ATGTCTTCCCTCCTGAGCATCCGTGATTTGAAGATCGAGTTTCGTCGTCACGATGGCCCGCCCGTTCAGGCAGTCAAAGGTCTCAGCCTGGAGCTGAAACAGGGGGAGTCCATCGCCATCGTCGGCGAAAGCGGCAGTGGTAAAAGCGCCACCGCACTCGCCCTGGCACGGCTTCTTCCTGAGCCCCCTGCCCGCATCACCGCCTCTCACCTCAGCATCGCCGGGCATGAAGTGCTGAAGATGAGTGAAAAAGAACTGCGCAAGGTTCGCGGCAAAGAGATCGCCTATGTTTTCCAGGAACCCACCACCTCGTTAAACCCCGTCCTCACTGTCCGCACCCAGATCGGCGAAGCTCTATCCCTGCACCGCCCCGAAGTCACTGACCGCGATGCAGAGATTCTCAGTTGGCTGCGCCTCGTAGGCATCACGGAGCCAGAAAAACGCCTGCGTGCTTACCCGCATGAACTCAGCGGTGGCATGCAGCAGCGTGTCATGATTGCCATGGCCCTCTGCTGCCAGCCGAAATTGCTGATCGCCGATGAGCCCACCACAGCCCTCGACGTCACCATTCAAAAGCAGATCATGGAACTGCTGGCCGACCTCCGTCGCCGCCTCGACATGAGTCTTATCCTCATCACTCATAACTTCGGCATCATCAAGGATGTCGCCGACCGCGTCGCCGTCATGTTTCGCGGAGAAATCGTCGAAACCGGCCCCACTGCTGAGATTCTCACCAACCCCCAGCACCCCTACACCCAGGCCCTGCTGGATTGCGTCCCCCGCATGGGTGCCAAGAAGCACCGCCTGCGGACGATTGATTACTCAGCGCTGGTGAAATAA
- a CDS encoding ABC transporter ATP-binding protein, producing MSEKPVSLSATARRLLVFARAHWRMAAVQFVLAIIGTSLIIVFPGVVQWFVDDIIPNKDIPGIWRAGGLAVGAFFLREFLFYVRTRLNSNFEQRMIFDLRGQLHRKIARLPLSWFDRQSTGDILTRMADDVPATQRVILEGIEQGVTSILQILLSAVVMFYTNSTFALIVMIPTPFIAAGGWLFARWIAPRARLAREASSHMNSMLHDTVTGIRQIKSYTAEDTKQEDFNQASHGLRRAQQKLMTAWAVYSPLMGFFGSFGLVLLLGVGAYGAIQGNITTGELFKFIFLLGFFFEPIARLHGVNQTIVTGLASAERVFKILDQAGEENLEEGRPLLKPQGAIEFRQVGFGYQADKPVVHELDLIVKPRQTVAIVGATGSGKSTLFQLLTRFYDPQSGSITLDGASITEYNRVSLRDAIAYVTQDAFLFAGTIRDNLRLGKHDANDEEMWKALNLACAEDFVRRNPGGLDAQVGERGVMLSGGERQRIAMARAFLKDAPILLLDEATSAVDTKSEQLIQQALETLRQDRTCLVIAHRLSTVVSADVIYVMRQGQVLAHGSHEELIASCAYYRELASLALL from the coding sequence ATGTCTGAAAAACCCGTCTCTCTGAGTGCCACTGCCCGCCGTCTTTTGGTCTTTGCCCGTGCCCACTGGCGGATGGCGGCGGTGCAGTTTGTGCTGGCGATCATCGGCACCTCCCTCATCATCGTTTTCCCCGGGGTGGTGCAATGGTTCGTGGATGACATTATTCCCAACAAGGACATCCCTGGAATCTGGAGGGCAGGCGGGTTGGCGGTCGGGGCGTTTTTTCTGCGCGAGTTTCTTTTCTATGTACGCACGCGGCTGAACAGCAACTTTGAGCAGCGGATGATCTTCGATCTGCGTGGCCAGCTTCACCGCAAGATCGCACGGCTGCCGCTGAGCTGGTTCGACCGACAAAGCACGGGGGATATTTTGACCCGGATGGCGGATGATGTGCCCGCGACCCAGCGGGTGATTTTGGAAGGAATCGAGCAAGGGGTTACCTCCATCTTGCAGATCCTCTTGAGCGCCGTGGTGATGTTTTACACCAACAGTACCTTTGCGCTGATCGTGATGATCCCCACGCCGTTCATTGCCGCAGGAGGATGGCTGTTTGCCCGCTGGATTGCCCCGCGTGCGAGACTGGCGCGGGAGGCCAGCAGCCACATGAACTCCATGCTGCATGATACCGTCACAGGCATCCGGCAGATCAAAAGTTATACTGCCGAGGATACTAAGCAGGAGGACTTCAATCAGGCCAGCCACGGTCTGCGCCGGGCGCAGCAGAAGCTGATGACGGCCTGGGCGGTGTATAGCCCGTTAATGGGATTTTTCGGCAGCTTTGGCCTGGTGCTCCTGCTGGGGGTGGGGGCGTATGGAGCCATCCAGGGCAACATCACCACAGGGGAACTCTTTAAATTCATCTTTTTGTTAGGCTTCTTTTTTGAACCCATCGCCCGCCTGCATGGGGTGAACCAGACCATCGTCACTGGACTGGCCAGTGCAGAGCGGGTCTTCAAAATCCTGGATCAGGCTGGTGAGGAAAATCTGGAAGAAGGTCGTCCTCTGCTGAAGCCGCAGGGGGCCATTGAGTTTCGGCAGGTGGGATTTGGTTACCAAGCTGACAAGCCCGTGGTTCATGAACTGGATCTGATCGTGAAACCTAGGCAGACGGTGGCCATTGTCGGAGCGACGGGTTCCGGCAAATCCACGCTGTTTCAGTTGCTGACCCGGTTTTATGATCCGCAGTCTGGCAGCATCACCCTGGATGGAGCTTCCATCACTGAATACAACCGTGTCTCGCTGCGGGATGCTATTGCGTATGTCACGCAGGACGCTTTCCTCTTTGCAGGGACGATCCGGGATAACCTGCGCCTGGGCAAGCACGATGCCAATGATGAAGAGATGTGGAAGGCCCTCAATCTCGCCTGTGCGGAAGATTTTGTTAGACGGAATCCTGGTGGACTGGATGCCCAGGTGGGTGAACGCGGGGTGATGCTGAGCGGCGGAGAGCGCCAGCGTATCGCCATGGCGCGTGCCTTTCTCAAAGACGCGCCTATCCTTCTCCTAGATGAAGCCACAAGCGCTGTGGACACCAAGTCCGAGCAGCTCATCCAGCAGGCTTTGGAAACTTTGCGGCAAGACCGCACCTGTCTGGTCATCGCGCACAGACTCAGTACGGTGGTGAGTGCAGATGTGATCTATGTCATGCGCCAAGGCCAGGTGCTAGCCCATGGCAGCCATGAAGAGCTGATCGCGAGCTGTGCTTATTACCGGGAGCTGGCGAGTCTGGCGTTGTTGTGA
- a CDS encoding aldo/keto reductase, whose product MERRRLGRSGIVVTDICMGTMTFGLQADEKTSFAIMDRAYEAGIDFFDAAEMYPVPPAAERFGITEEIVGRWLKTKNRGEVIVSTKITGPGHGWFRPPVRGGFTALDRRQIFQSCEDSLRRLQTDYIDLYQTHWPDHGMRQEDTLEALTELVKQGKVRAIGCSNETSWGLMKNLWAAEKHHLSRFDTVQNNFSLINRRCQNELAQVCRMEGVSLLPYSPLGGGVLTGKYNGGALPPGARFSDYLVNGAERQQRMARRFVNERTLATTERLREIAGDIGSSVTALAVAWSRQHNFVASTIIGATTVEQLDECLKAADLILDGDTLRRIDELEVEIPNPMTEDGLRRL is encoded by the coding sequence ATGGAACGCAGACGACTTGGACGAAGTGGCATCGTGGTAACGGACATCTGCATGGGGACCATGACCTTCGGGCTCCAGGCGGATGAAAAGACTTCGTTTGCCATCATGGACCGAGCTTATGAAGCGGGAATCGACTTCTTCGACGCTGCGGAGATGTATCCTGTGCCCCCGGCAGCGGAGCGTTTTGGCATCACGGAGGAAATTGTGGGGAGATGGCTGAAGACCAAAAACCGGGGAGAGGTCATTGTGTCCACGAAGATCACCGGGCCGGGGCATGGGTGGTTCCGCCCGCCGGTAAGAGGCGGCTTTACGGCCCTGGACCGACGGCAGATTTTTCAGTCCTGCGAGGACAGCCTGAGGCGATTACAGACGGATTACATCGATCTTTATCAGACGCATTGGCCAGACCACGGTATGCGCCAGGAGGATACGCTGGAAGCGCTGACTGAACTGGTGAAACAGGGAAAGGTGCGCGCCATCGGCTGCAGCAATGAAACAAGCTGGGGGCTGATGAAAAACCTGTGGGCCGCCGAAAAACATCATCTGTCCCGCTTTGACACTGTCCAAAACAACTTTTCCCTCATTAACAGACGCTGCCAAAATGAGCTGGCGCAAGTCTGCCGGATGGAAGGTGTGAGCCTGCTGCCGTATTCCCCGCTAGGCGGTGGGGTGCTGACGGGCAAATACAATGGTGGGGCACTGCCGCCGGGGGCACGCTTCAGTGACTACCTGGTGAATGGAGCGGAACGCCAGCAGCGAATGGCCAGGCGTTTCGTCAATGAACGGACCCTGGCCACCACGGAGCGGCTGCGGGAAATCGCGGGGGACATTGGCTCTAGCGTCACTGCGCTGGCCGTGGCGTGGAGTCGGCAGCATAATTTCGTCGCTTCCACCATCATCGGTGCCACCACGGTGGAGCAACTGGATGAATGCCTGAAGGCAGCGGACCTGATCCTGGATGGGGATACGCTGCGCCGCATTGATGAACTGGAAGTGGAGATCCCCAATCCGATGACTGAAGATGGGCTGCGGAGGCTGTAG